The Triticum aestivum cultivar Chinese Spring chromosome 5A, IWGSC CS RefSeq v2.1, whole genome shotgun sequence genomic sequence tcttcaaaactagatcccatgttgataggttttgacgaactttttttcacgaaaaaataggacgaaaaaaccaaaccgtGAGCAcgagttttttccctttccgaaagaggcatgcccgtgcctctcacgaaatcacaaccatgcctctcacggaagcaaaaccgtgactctcgccgAAGGAAAAAGCcagagaaaacacgtttttttcatttccgaggaggcacagccgtgactctcatgaaagcacaaccgtgcctcttgcggaagcaaaaccacgactctcgcgaaagaaaaaaaaacagaacacatttctttccctttccgagaggcacggccgtgactctcgtgaaaacacaaccgtgcctctcgcggaagcaaaaccgtgactctcgtgaaagaaaagaaaacaaaaaacgtgttttttcctttccgaaggcacggccgtgactctcgcgaaagcacaaccgtgcctctcgatgcaaaaccatgactcttgcggaaaaaaaatagaaaacatgttttttttcatttccaagatgcacggccgtgcctctcgcgaaagcaaaaccgtaactctcgtgaaagcaaaaaaaacaaaaaactcgttttttttccgttttcgagaggtacggccgtgactctcgcgaaagtaaaaaacgcgtttttttgcacatttttttccttttcatttttttgattgaaaagctaaggaaggccgatGAAAAACCAAAATGTCAAAAAACccgaaaaaaaccgtttaaaaagccgaaaacgcgtgcggggaaataaaaataaaaacaaaatccggagggagcgcctAGATCGCGCCACATGGCGAATGGCTGAAAGTATGCCAAGTGGCTTTGattgttgcgaggctcccgaaggagtgctcgttaactagttgctcccttcGAACGATCACGTCATGAGTTTGATCCCACGCGCAGCacattttttagaaaaaaaaacgaAGATGAACCATTTTTCAGAACAATAAGGTAGTTGGGCCGGCCCAGCGAGGGAGGCTGCAGGCGTCCGTTTGCAAAATGCCTACTAACGGGCGCCAAATAGGAAACGCCCCCTGCTCTTCCTCTAACTTGCACGCAAAAAAAAAGTGTTCCGCTAACTGGGCCGAACCTGGGCCCCACATGCTAATACACACTACTCTACCATATAATTAATGCCCCTTCTTCCCTTTTTGTTTTTTTACTTATATCCCCTCTGTTCTGTTCCTTCCTGCCCGGCGAAATCACGGAAGCCGCTAAAGGCAGCCGAGAATGGAGGGGAAAGAGCGGCAGTAAATCATTTCGTCAGCAGCTCTTGGGGCCTGCGGGAAATCTTCCACCGCGTCACCTCCTCCCATGGCGGCGACCGCGGAGCTCGCCTGATCCTGATCGCGCCCGTGATTGTGAGTGCTCCACTCCCCTCCGTGTCCTCTTTTGCTTGCTTGCGGGCTGTTTCCTCCTCCGACGACGCCCCTCCCGTCCGCGCCCCTTCCATCTGTAActgcagcggcggctagggtttctggcTGCTTGCCCCGAGTTGAGGGATTGAGGCGCCGGAGGGAGGGCGCATGATTGTTCCTTGGATTTGGCACTAGTCTGCAGTTCGGGTACATGAGAGATGACGATAACATTAGAGTTTCTTTAATCTTTTGACCGCAAGATTATGCTTTTGGTAGTTGATAACATTGTTTTAGCGTGGAGACGAAAGAAGCGAATttacttttctagtcaaaattttggacGCTGCAACAGAGCAAAATTTTTTAGATGCCGTCAGTACCTACCTTCCTTGGCGCATTGGCTGGTAAATACAGTAGATATTTGGAAGCGATACAAACATGGATATGTTTCATCTTCTTTCTTTGCCGGCAAAATAATTTTAATGACTGCTTTCTGTCTAGTAATTTTTCAAGTCAAACTCCAAGCAGTATGCCCTGTATCATTTTTCTTTTTGCGGGACTGCATCACTAATTGGAATGTGCGTTTGCAGAGTGGTTTGGCAGTTCGGCTGCCCCAGCAGTGCGTGCTCACCATGGTTACTGAAGAGCCCGAAGCAAAGAAGCAGATAAATGAGGAATGCATCATAAACCGCCTCCCAGGAGACCTCATTGAGCGGATATTTTTTAGGCTTCCGGTGAGCACTTTGTTGACGTGCCGCGGCGTCTGCAAGCAGTGGCAGAACTTCATCCGGGATCCACAGTTTGCCGCATCACACCTCCAGCTTGCACCCAGTTATGCTCTTCTGTTCTTCCCGCAAGGTTTGGTTTCCAGCGTGCTCTACCCTAGTGATGCTATCCTAATTGACGAAGCCTGGTCACCGTCGACATATGCGGTGCCAGTGATTGGTCCTGATGATTTCCTTTTTGGTTCATGCAATGGCCTTCTTGGGTCATACACAAAGACATCAACGATCAAGATAGCTAACCTTGCAACTGGTGAATGTCTACATCTTGAGAAACCTTCCAAGAATGTGAAAGGTGATCACTACTGTTTCTACAGCTTTGGGTTTCATCCCGTGACAAAAGAATACAAGATCACACACTTCCTTGGTGACTGCGTTGATGGTCGCCCCCATAATAAAGACAGGTTCAACATCATTCAAGTTTACACGCTTGGTGATGAGAAATGGAAAGATATCCGCACTCCAGAACCTCTTAGCTTGATCAGTGTGAGAAACTCTGGAGTTGTCAATGTTGATGGCAAAATGTATTGGTTAACTGAAGACATGCTAGTTAGCTGGCAGCATGCAGTTATTTCCTTTGATCTCAGGGAAGAAAGTTTTGCGACGATACAACTGCCGGCAGAGCGTGAAGATCAGGATCGTTATGGTCCTCGTAAGTTCTGGATCAGAGAAATGCATGGGAAAATATGCATAGTAACTGCTCAACCAAGTCGTTATGATCCCAGAGCTCTTCTTGGTGAGCTGCAGATCTGGACACTTGAGAACACGGTAGAGCAACAAAGGTGGAGCAAGAAGTACAATATTAAGAACCCACCAAATTACATTCCAGGTCCACATTCTGTTCACAGGGATAGGATCATGACGCAACTTTACAATAGCGTGTGTTCATATGAGTTGTTTAGTGAAAACTTCGAGATTGATTTGAGCAAGAAGTTGAAGCTGTTTGATTCCAAACCCCGTTGGATGTACAACATGCAATCCTACATCGTTGTGAAATCACTTGTATCTTTAGATTTATATAAAAAGGCTGGCATTGTGCGCAGACCGAAACAGCAAGTAGGCTGGGAATTGAAGAAGTGGAAGGCATGGGAGGGTAAGCGTCGTGAGGCAGAGGATATACGGTGCCGTGTCCACAAACATGAGCATGCCTTATTTGTACGTTGGCCAAACTGTTATTAGCCTTCAACCTGGATGAATGTTCCTTATTTTGGAATTTTTGACAACCGCTAACTTGCCACTTTGTAGGGAAACGCAGAAAAAATGGGTAAAATGTATCAGTCTTTGCAGGATAAGCCACATGATGTAGCAGAACGTCTACGCGCAGAACTCAATCAGGTGTTGCAGGACATGCCGGATAGTCCAAGTCAGGTGATTCTCTACAGAAATGGTAGAATCGAGGGTACCACACTTTTCACATTTTAGttaaaaagatccataaggcaagGCATAACAAGATTTTTTTTCTTGAGAAAACGCAAAGCTTGCATCTTGATGCCTTGACcgaaaaaatatagttacaaggCCTAAGACTAGGCTAAACAACTGACCACTCAAGACAAGACCACAACTAACAACCACCGGACATACATTACAACCAACACCACAAAACTATTTTAAGTGTGTTGTAACTAGTGCGTTAACAAGTGTTTTGTAATTTTCCAATAGCCAAAGTCCCCCCGGAGGCTTAATTGGGTGGAGCAGAAGCAGGACTATGAGAAGTTGATGGCCCGTTCAGCGAAACTGAAAGAAAGGGCTCAGGTACAGTTTGCTTGCATTTGTTGATTTGCTAGCAAACATTATTTACTACTGTTGTTGAAGTATGTCAAATTTGACAAACTTGACCTTCCTATAGGTCATGAAGCAGGCACATGATAACATCTTGAGTATCATTGCAAGTTTTAAGTCGGATAAGGTGAACTTTTGCGGGTTTAAACTTTTAAATTATCCATGTTTTCTGCAACAACCTGCCAGCTTGTTACTCGTTTCTTTTTTGGCTACTTGTCCCATTTGCCATAATAATGAAGCCAATTAACTTATTTTCAGAAATAAGCAGCTTAACTGGGTTCTCTATTCATATAAATGAATGACTTGCATGTTCTCGAAAGAAATAAATGAATGTCTTGCCCACTAAAATGTGACTATTTTCCACACCAAACGTAATCTTATACAACTGCTTGTATGTTTTACTTTTTGACAGCTGTGCAACTTTGTTTAATTGAAGTTGTCTACTTATTCAACTCACCGTGCACTTAATCTAGCGGGTCACATATTTTACATTGTATGGAAATTAATTTATTCACTAAGGTTTAAATACATGCAGTCAAAAAacttcatgtcatgccttttaTTTTAAAGAGTATATCCAGCATCCTAAAAAAGCTATATTCTCTTATTTAATATTGCAAACCCAACATGCATATGTAAGCCTTGTCTAGTACTCACTCCATTTTctgtaaacggagggagtagttgcctAGTTCTGTAAATTTCATGTTCTTGCATGCATTTCCAGTTTCATGTTTGCTGGAATACTTTGTACATGATGAGCAATGAGCATAGTCGTGCTAACTAAGCATTGGAATTTTTTTCGGATTGTGCATCAGTAACTATAATGGATCATCATAAGCATGGAGTGAGTAGCCAAGAAGATCATTGTTACCATCCGTTACAAAATTTCACTTTCATCTGTATTGTTCTGGTTTTGAACTTCTCATCCTGAAATTTAGCAACAATGTGCCCCTTGTTTACTGTTAGAGAAGAACAATGAGGATATACGATAGTATGTCTCTTCTTTTATTGGAATTCTAAATGTTTCGTGTTAGCACATGGGATGAAGTAGCGAACAGTTTCTTGTATTTGATATCCTGATCCATATTCGCTTTTGGCAGGGTAAATCTACTGctggcgcttcttcttcttccattgcccgtcttgatgagaagaaggaagaagagaacATTTAAAATTGCACTTAGCTATCTGGGGCACTTCTTGTTATTGTCTCTATTTCATCCTGAGAGATTCTGtaacctctgccaaggaggctctTGTCCCCTTGGATTGGATGTGCGCAGCCGTTGTTCGTAGTCCGATTTAGCCTCTCGCTCCATCAGTTGCTCGTTGTCATTACATTGCACTTTCAGGTTTCTAGTTTCTATAAATGTTCGGCGCAAAATGCCGCTTGGCCGAGAGATCCAACAGGAACGATGGCCTTGCCTTAAACAGGAATAATGATGTGATTTGCAATGTTTTAAATACTTGGGATTAAGTGTCAAGACTTCATGCTGGCTCTCTGCGCTGTAGTTCTCTTATTAGTTCTCACGATATGCATCTGATGTTGTGTGGACTAATCTGCCAAACTGTCTCCAACCAAAGTATGTTTTCGAATGCAAAATGGGCTGTGCTTGTGCATTAGTGTCCTCTGAGTGAGCAGAGGGCGAAAACATTCTGGAACGTCTGAAGGCTAAAAATGCGCCAACCTGGAACGAATGCGTATTTTGCTAagctttttctttcttttgggccGAGAATGCCTAGTTATCGAGTTAATGGTGTTTCCCTTTTGTACTGGGTAAGATGATGCAAACCTGGGACTTGAGAACTTATCATGGCATTCTTCTTAGGTCGCTTAGACTCTTCCTACTATGGTCCAGCTATTGCATCTTTTTAGTCCCGAGTGATTGCTAGCTTTTCCAGCTAGTAAGCCGGTGGTTTATGTATCTGACATCTATCTATCTGCTGCTATGTTCGAACGTCTGAACCGACTATTGCCACTATGAACATCTACTGAAGTTTCAGAGAACGTCTCGGCATGCAAAACCAACCTTGTTTGTGCATGAATTACAATTGCCTCCCATACTAATGTTATGTAAGTTTCCAATTTGAGAAGCAGTGTCTTTTTTTCTGAAGAAAATCACTCAAGGCAATGGAAGCAATTATGTCATCTTTGCATTATACCATTGCCATGGTCTTGATGAATCACGTGAGAACTCGCTTACAAAACGAGTGTTGTCCGTTCAGTTATAGGGTGACAGTCCACAAATTTTGGCCATTGGTTGGTGCAGATCATATGGTTCCTCTGCATAGCTGTCAACCCGATCGTCTCTAGAGTATTCATCACACCTATCATTTTTAGTCGTGAGATCATTTTCTGCTGTCTGAGTTGGAGTTCATATGGACAAAGAGTAATGCAGCATATGGTGGGATCTTGACTTATAGAGGCTGTTTTTTCGCAGTAATTTTGTGTGTGTGCgctttttttttctaaaaatagACGCATAATATTGTCTGAGCAGTGGCGGGTACCGCTGGAAGCACACGTTTCAAGTAGGTTCAGGCTAAAAAAAGGAAGCTCAGAGCTTCTGAATTTCTCGGCTGAGAAGCTTTCGAGCCAATACTGTATCAAATTAAGCTAAAAAAAACTAGTGTGTCAAATTTCCACACAAAAAAATCACAAGTTTTTTTTGGGGTTGgagctcttttttttttttttttgaggcatTTTGGGGTTGGAGCTGTCTCTTGTTCCATCGGGAAAGGCCGTTTGGCTGGGCCCTTTGCTTTGTGCTGGGCCGCGCTCGCTTTCGTTTTGCTGGGTGGGGGTGCCCGCCCGACCCGACCGCGCGGCAGGTAAAAAACGATTTGTGGTGCGCGAACCGCGAATCCTCAAAATCCCCAATCTCCATTTCCCCGCTCTAACCCTAGCTAGACACAGACCGCCCGTGCGGTGCGGTGCGGCTGCGGTTGCGGCGGGAGAGGAGCCTCCGCCGGCGAAGCGAGGTCGCGCGACTCGCGTGCTcgagggaggggagaggaggcgagGTGGTCTTTGGTTCTCGGCGGCGTGCAGTTCGACGCGGTGGCGGTAAGCTCGGACCTCCTTTTTTTTCCGCCCTCACATGGCTGCGCAGAGGTAGAGATGAAGTAGAAAACATGTCTCGGAATCAACTGGTTCACGGTACCATTATGCTACTCTCTGTTTAGACATCTGCATATCACCGTAGTCACTGAAACTTACAAATGGTGCAGAAATTGCTGTCCACCGTAGCCACTGAAACCTATAAACGGTGCAGAAATTTCTGTCCACAGCTGCCGGGTCTCTTTGTCGCTGATGCAGTTTTGGTTGGTTGATCCGGATTCGTGCCGTCTTTCCCAATGCCAAATGCACCGGTTGCTTGTTCTGTCCAATGTTTCAGTGTAAACTATTTCTAACCTGCATGGTTTTCGCGCTCATGCACACATTCTGCTGTGCAGAGAGTCATATTCAGGCCGTGTTGTGGTGGTGTAGTACTCACTTTGTATTTCATCTGCATGTTGATATGTGTACTTGACCATGCCTTTAATTAGTTTTAAACCAGCTTGATTTTTCAACATTTTAGGCATCATATGTATATTGATTTGCTAATGATTATTTAGTCAATGGCCACACAAGGCTCCATATTTGCTGTCCGCTACTTAATTCCTTATTTACCCATTCTCAGTAGATAAACTTAAACATCTGTTAAACTTTACCTGGACTTCATGTCACTTGCCAGTATATTACTCTTAGTTTAATCATAATCTTTACACAGTTTGGCCTTTTTTTTATGTCTGTTTGCAGAAGGATTCGGTACCTAGGTTTCCCCGGGAGCCTACATTTTGCTTACTATGGCTTCTGAGGAAATCAAATCAAAGAAGCAAAGAAATGATGAATGCATTATAAACTGTCTCCCAGAGGACCTCATTGAGCGGATATTTTTGAGGCTTCCAGTGAGCACTTTGTTGAGGTGCGTCAGTGTCTGCAAGCACTGGCACAACTTCATCCGTGATCCACAGTTTGTCGTATCACACCTTCAGTGTGCGCCCCGAGATGTCCTTCTGTTCTTCCAGCAAGAGTCGATCTCAGGCGAGCCCTACCATAGTGATGCTATCCTAATTGATGAAGCCTGGTCGCCATCGACATGCGCAGTGCCAGTGATTGGGCCTGATGATTTCCTTTTTGGTTCATGCAATGGACTCCTTGGCTTATACACAAAGGCATCAACTATCAAGATAGCTAACCTTGCAACTGGTGAATGTCTACATCTTGAGAAACCTGCGAAGAATGTGAAGGGTGATCACTTCTCTTTCTACAGCTTTGGATTTCATCCTGTGACAAAAGAATACAAGATTACACACTTCCTTGGTGATTGTGTTGAGGGTCGCCCCCATAATAAAGACAGGTTCAGCACCATTCAAGTTTACACGCTTGGTGATGAGAAATGGAAAGATATCCGAACTCCAGAAGCTCTTAGCTTGATCAGTGTAAGAAACTCTGGAGTTATCAATGTTGATGGCAAAATGTATTGGTTGACTGAAGAAATGTTAGCTAGCTGGCAGCATGCAGTTATGTCCTTTGATCTCAGGGAAGAAAGTTTTGCAATGATTCAACTGCCTGCAGCACGTGAAGATCATGATTATTTTGGTCCTCGCAAGTTCTGGATCAGAGATATAGATGGGAAAATATGTATAGTAACTGCTCAAATAAGTCGTTATGGTCCCAAAGCTCTTGCTGGTGAGTTGCAGATCTGGACACTCGACAACACGGTAGAGCAACAAAGGTGGAGCCAGAAATACAATATTAAGAACCCACCAAATTACATTCCAGGTCCACATTTTGTTCACAGGGATAGGATCCTCGCACAACTTTGCAGCGATAACGTATATGCGTATGAGTTGTTCGGCGAGAACTTTGATGTTAACCTGTGTAAGGGGGTAAACCTGTTAGATTTCAGCCTCCACAAGCCGTACAACATGCAATCCTACATATGTGTGAAGTCACTTGTCCATTTAGATGTATACAAGAAGGCTGGCATTGTACGTAGACCAAAACAGTGGGAAGGCTGGCAGTTGAAGAAGTGGGAGACATGGAAGCGTAGGCTTAGCAAGTTAGCGGATTTGCAGTGCCGGATGCACAAATTTGAGCACCACTTACTTGTATGTTGGCCAGACTGTTATTATTAGGCCTTGATGAATATTAATTATCATTTTAAGATTTGACAAACTGCTAGTTTGCCATTTTGTAGGAAGTCGCAGAAACAATGGGGAAAAGGTGCCAGTTTTTGAAGGATAAGCAACATAACATAGCAGAACATGTACTCACGGAACTCAAACAGGTGTTGCAGCACAAACCAGATAATCCAGATCAGGTAATTTTTTTTACTGAAATGATAGAATGTATGTTACCACACTTTTCACATGTTTGTTCAAAACGTTTATAATTAGTTAGGCCAAATGCATGATAATATTTTAAGTGCATTGTAACTACTGTGTTAACAAGTGTCTTGCAAGTGTCCAATAGCTAAGGTCCATCAGGAGGCTTAATTGGGTGGAGTACAGTCAGGCCCAGCGGAAGTTAGAGGTTCGTTTAAGTAAGACGGAAGACATGATGAAGGTACAGTGTGTTAGTGTGCTCACATTTGTTGATGTACTAACATTATTTACTTCTGTTGGTGAAATATGCCACATTTGACAAAGTTGTCCTTCCTATAGGTTGTGCAGCAGGCACAGGATATGTTGGATCAGGTAAATTTGCATTGGTTCTTACTTGACTTCTAAATTATCCATGTTTTCAGCAACAACCTTCCAGTTCTCGTTTCTGTTCTGGCCTGCTGGTCTCATTTGCTGTAGTTACGATGCCTGTTAACTTATCTTCAGAAATAAGCAACT encodes the following:
- the LOC123104091 gene encoding F-box protein CPR1; the encoded protein is MVTEEPEAKKQINEECIINRLPGDLIERIFFRLPVSTLLTCRGVCKQWQNFIRDPQFAASHLQLAPSYALLFFPQGLVSSVLYPSDAILIDEAWSPSTYAVPVIGPDDFLFGSCNGLLGSYTKTSTIKIANLATGECLHLEKPSKNVKGDHYCFYSFGFHPVTKEYKITHFLGDCVDGRPHNKDRFNIIQVYTLGDEKWKDIRTPEPLSLISVRNSGVVNVDGKMYWLTEDMLVSWQHAVISFDLREESFATIQLPAEREDQDRYGPRKFWIREMHGKICIVTAQPSRYDPRALLGELQIWTLENTVEQQRWSKKYNIKNPPNYIPGPHSVHRDRIMTQLYNSVCSYELFSENFEIDLSKKLKLFDSKPRWMYNMQSYIVVKSLVSLDLYKKAGIVRRPKQQVGWELKKWKAWEGKRREAEDIRCRVHKHEHALFGNAEKMGKMYQSLQDKPHDVAERLRAELNQVLQDMPDSPSQPKSPRRLNWVEQKQDYEKLMARSAKLKERAQVMKQAHDNILSIIASFKSDKGKSTAGASSSSIARLDEKKEEENI
- the LOC123104092 gene encoding F-box protein At3g07870, whose protein sequence is MASEEIKSKKQRNDECIINCLPEDLIERIFLRLPVSTLLRCVSVCKHWHNFIRDPQFVVSHLQCAPRDVLLFFQQESISGEPYHSDAILIDEAWSPSTCAVPVIGPDDFLFGSCNGLLGLYTKASTIKIANLATGECLHLEKPAKNVKGDHFSFYSFGFHPVTKEYKITHFLGDCVEGRPHNKDRFSTIQVYTLGDEKWKDIRTPEALSLISVRNSGVINVDGKMYWLTEEMLASWQHAVMSFDLREESFAMIQLPAAREDHDYFGPRKFWIRDIDGKICIVTAQISRYGPKALAGELQIWTLDNTVEQQRWSQKYNIKNPPNYIPGPHFVHRDRILAQLCSDNVYAYELFGENFDVNLCKGVNLLDFSLHKPYNMQSYICVKSLVHLDVYKKAGIVRRPKQWEGWQLKKWETWKRRLSKLADLQCRMHKFEHHLLEVAETMGKRCQFLKDKQHNIAEHVLTELKQVLQHKPDNPDQLRSIRRLNWVEYSQAQRKLEVRLSKTEDMMKVVQQAQDMLDQDASVGGASSSDGPDKEEQGSLQH